The window CATCCAAACTGTCAGTATTTTTGAAAACTAAATGTACAGGATATACAGCCAAATCAACTTGTTTTTCTGCTTGCTTTTCGTAATATCCTATAGGCTTAGGTTCTTGTTCGATGAAAGTTACTAATCCACGTTCTTCATCGAACATCATCCCAGAACCGATTTTAATATCACCTGTGCCAAATTCAACAGATACTGTTCCGTCATCGTTTTTAATTATCGGCATAAATACAACCCTCTCACTTCACAGTTTGTGTCAACTCGTTACTACCAATCACTTACTCAACCGCCCATACGCATAACCCGACAGCATCAACAGCACACCCGTTACGATGACCACGATACCTTCTGGAAATGTAATTAAACTCATTCCGGCACAACCTTCCATCCTTGTTTCAACATCCGATTCAGTTCTTTCCCCCAAAACTGGTCATACACCCAAGCACGCTGCACACCTTCTAAACGAGTCAACAACCACCACGGACGTTGATTCATTGCCCTCATCCTCCTTAAATAATCCCTTGCGCAATCATTTCGTCAACATTTTCAGAATCGATAATATGACCGTCTATTTCAAACCACCAACCGTTTCTGATAAGCAGCATCTGTAAATCACTTTCGTCGTCATTTTCGTGACCATCCGCAAATTTCGCTCGATTTGCTCTCAAGTCAATATAGTCAAAGGAATCCATTTCTTCTCTTGCGTTAGCTATGCTTTTGGCTTGATTTGCCGTTTCCGCAAATACCAATACGCTTGTTTCATAACCCACATTTTCCGATACAACATAACCCTTTATCATTCCCTCACCCATTCCTTATTTTTCAACCGTATAACAATCAATTCCATGCCAGTTTTCAGTTCGAACAGTTTCTGTCGCAAAGGGAAATCCCGCCCAACAGGACCACCTTTAATATCAATCACCTCAACAAATCCATCGAAGTAAGTAACCCTAAAGTCCGCAGTATACTTAGCCCCAGACTTCACACGCTTGCATTTTCCGTTGCATAAATCACAATTGATAGGATTACCCGTTTTAGGACTCGGACGCCTACCAGTTCCTGCACAACGTTTACAAGCAACCTTGTACGGCTTGATAATCTGAAACTCCGGTTGAACCTCAATCAGTTTGATAGACTGATCTTTTTTCAAGTGAACGTAATAAGCTCCCTCGGTCAATGAATCGAACGTAATGCCGTCGATTACAGTAGTCTTTGAATTGTATTGACGCGGTTGTTTCGGCGCCCTTGGTCTACTAGGAACCCTTTGAACATTCCTCAAATCGCCACCCCCGACTCAACAACCTCATCAAGCGTGATTTGAATTCTTTCAAACTCCGCATCTTCTGCAGCCTGTTTTTTCTTACAGACAGGACCATAACCATCATCAATCGACTTCTGCGTTTTAAGTTCTCTGCCGCAACGATTACATGCGTCCATTAGTATCCCTCCTGCTGCCTGACGTGATTGATTTCATTCTTTGCGTAGTAAGCTTGTTCGATTTGATCTGGAGTGAAGCCGAGCAGTTCCCCAAGCATCTGAAATCCTATAATGATCTCTGAATAAATTGATTGGAACTCTCTTTTCTCATGAAGGCCATTGACTAATTTCACGGGTGTCGACATTAGACCAATCAATATCTTCTTAATTCCTAAGCTTTTAATAATTTCACAATAGCCTTCGTTCGGTGTGTAACCTCTATCACCTAACCCCAAATCATTTCCAATCGACAAGATGAAGTGCAGACAGTCAACGTATTCTTCGAGGAGTGGATTGTGAAAGTGAACCCCGCATCCATCGCAACCATGGCAGAATGGTTGTTCTTCGAAACCTAATTCTGGTTTTGATAAACCTGTGCCATCGCAAGATGCACACTTATCATCTGGATTAGGAACGAATTTCCTCGGCTCCCTATCCTCACTCCAAAACTTAAACCCACGCCATTCATTCGCGCATTCGCCTAATTCAACCTGTAATGCAAGGATCTTCTCGGGAAGCGTGTCACGTCCTTCTAGCCCTTTTTCACGTACGATCCGTTCATCAAGCACCTTCTGCATTTCAAACAGTTTTGTTAGATTCACTATTTACGCCCCGTTCCCTGTGATATTTCCTAGTGCCTTCCGCAATCCGTTTAGCCTGTTCTTTTAACGATATTTTGGGAGTGTTCAACGCTCGCTCTTTCGACCATCCAAGCTTGTTAATTCGAGTGATTACTAGGTTCATATGATTGGCAGATAAACCGTTACGCTCTGCAATTTCGCGTTCTTCTTTCGTCCACCCAATACGCAAATGCTTGCCTGCCATTAATGAATGAGTTGCAGCCCTTTTCTCATCCCATTTATTAACTTTGATTCGCTGATAAAACAAGTCTTTCGATATGCCGTTTTCAGTCGCGATTTTCTCCCACTGTTCCCAAACCGGCTGAAACGGGACTCCAACTTTTAAAGGCTCGGTAATCGCTCTATCAATATCCCATCCGTAATCCCGCACCCGTTGACTTAATGCAACATAATTTATTCCGTTTTGCTCAGCTGTTTCATAATCATTCGGCGTGATGTAGTGATATCGTTTTTCCAATCCACTCACCCTTTCAAAGTTTCATAGACTCAGAACTTTAACTAATAGCTTTAAAGAAATCGACATACTGCCGGATGTAATCAAACTTGCCATTGTACACGTTGTACTTACTATTTCGACCCATATTCAACATCGGTTTTCGGACGTGGTGACTCGGAATAACCAATATTCTTTCGTCGTCCCCCTCTTCGTCCAATAACACGCAAATGTATATATCACACGTAGGGTTCACTTTCGATAAATTAAATGTGTGCACTCTACTTTGACCCCTTAACAGATAAGGGTTTGCTACTTTCACATCAACCTTTACGCTGTTTTCAATCAAAATATCGTAAGGGTGCTTCGTGCTCATTCTCACGACATCAAACCCTAAATTATCAATCAATCTCGATACTTCTTTTTCAAATTCTTGGCCTAAATTAGTTTCAGAGCTTTTTAGTTCTAAACCAAGGTTGTCAGCCCACCCACTGTATTTTTTAGTCCTAGAAATTTTGCAATGTAAGTCATTCCTGCCGATAGATTTTAATTCTTCAGCACTCGGCATTCTTTTTATGCCTAGTATTTTTATAGATTTTAGTAGTTCGGACCTTACCAATTCGTTCGACCAAATAGTTCTTTGTCTCATCGCAATCACCCTCCTACGCATATTTATAGCGACGTAACGGTTCACAATGGCTTCGTGCAACTAGAAAGGAAGATCATCAGACGGGTCTATCGGTCCACCACCTGCATCAAACGGGTCGTTCGGTGGTGTTTCCCGTCGATTCTGAGCGTCCTGTTGTTGATTCTGAGTATTTGTCTGTCCCGATTGATTAGAGCCGTTAGATTGATTGCTAGACTCGTTTTTCGAATCAAGGAATTTGATGCGACTTGCTACGACTTCGACAGTGAATACTTTTTTACCGTCCTTATCGTCGTAGCTGCCTGTCTCCAAATGCCCTTCAATCGCTATTTGTGAGCCTTTACCTGTGTATTGATTAGCAAGTTCGCCCGTTTTGCCCCACATAACAACCCGCAAAAAGCTTGGGCTGTCTTTTTTAAACGGGTGATCCACTGCGATTGTGTTTTTAACTAACGGCGTACCTTGCTGCCCGACTGTCGTCATTTCGTTATCGCGTACCCATCTGCCGATTAGATTTACCGAGTTCATTCCGTCGCCTCAACTTTCATTTCTTGTGCGTGCAATACAATTTGAT of the Sporosarcina sp. FSL K6-1508 genome contains:
- a CDS encoding DUF1064 domain-containing protein → MRNVQRVPSRPRAPKQPRQYNSKTTVIDGITFDSLTEGAYYVHLKKDQSIKLIEVQPEFQIIKPYKVACKRCAGTGRRPSPKTGNPINCDLCNGKCKRVKSGAKYTADFRVTYFDGFVEVIDIKGGPVGRDFPLRQKLFELKTGMELIVIRLKNKEWVRE
- a CDS encoding DUF6011 domain-containing protein, translated to MDACNRCGRELKTQKSIDDGYGPVCKKKQAAEDAEFERIQITLDEVVESGVAI
- a CDS encoding single-stranded DNA-binding protein produces the protein MNSVNLIGRWVRDNEMTTVGQQGTPLVKNTIAVDHPFKKDSPSFLRVVMWGKTGELANQYTGKGSQIAIEGHLETGSYDDKDGKKVFTVEVVASRIKFLDSKNESSNQSNGSNQSGQTNTQNQQQDAQNRRETPPNDPFDAGGGPIDPSDDLPF
- a CDS encoding dUTP diphosphatase, producing MNLTKLFEMQKVLDERIVREKGLEGRDTLPEKILALQVELGECANEWRGFKFWSEDREPRKFVPNPDDKCASCDGTGLSKPELGFEEQPFCHGCDGCGVHFHNPLLEEYVDCLHFILSIGNDLGLGDRGYTPNEGYCEIIKSLGIKKILIGLMSTPVKLVNGLHEKREFQSIYSEIIIGFQMLGELLGFTPDQIEQAYYAKNEINHVRQQEGY